The following proteins are co-located in the Vidua macroura isolate BioBank_ID:100142 chromosome 1, ASM2450914v1, whole genome shotgun sequence genome:
- the PAG1 gene encoding phosphoprotein associated with glycosphingolipid-enriched microdomains 1: protein MGLEGVFLGTGQIHVILWGSLAAMTTLLFLTFLIFLCSSCNGEKKAKNQNGDHENLMNVPSEKEVFSHSITSSVTEPPPNSEQNGALSNGEVLSEDSTAACIQPYEEVQTSDLLDQQDSLGKSIKCHQSRELPSIPPNNPMETIISSRNTENDQGLGMEGPYEVLKDSSSQENIVEDCLYETVKEIKDVGAVVSMEGNSNSKSKASLTFSEGQNQIPECRIESAEYASVDRNKKSHHSANSESPLDNIPDVEDELPPPVPMKLLDENENVQEKEVEEEVTEGASKPEKRLSSVSYKSREEDPSLTEDEISAMYSSVSKPGQAIKALDSPYTCIQEIASQRSPSICSGLYASVKDFENTLNSTTVPQSVDRPNGELEPDYEAIQSVSQEEDRTLSVPNINHTAPSGENDYESIGDLQHHREFTRL from the exons ATGGGGCTAGAGGGTGTTTTTTTAGGCACTGGACAGATCCACGTAATCCTGTGGGGAAGTTTGGCAGCCATGACAACACTCTTgttcctcaccttcctcatcttcctttgCTCCAGCTGCAATGG GGAAAAGAAGGCCAAAAATCAGAATGGAGATCATGAAAATCTGATGAATGTG CCTTCCGAGAAGGAGGTTTTCAGCCATTCCATCACAAGTTCGGTTACGGAGCCTCCCCCAAACAGTGAACAGAACGGAGCCCTCAGCAACGGTGAGG TTCTTTCTGAGGACAGTACAGCTGCCTGTATCCAGCCTTATGAAGAAGTACAGACATCTGATCTACTAGATCAACAGGATAGTCTTGGAAAGTCTATAAAATGTCACCAGAGCCGGGAACTACCCAGTATTCCCCCTAACAACCCCATGGAAACTATAATCTCAtctagaaatacagaaaatgatCAAGGTCTTGGAATGGAAGGGCCTTATGAAGTCTTGAAAGACAGCTCCTCTCAGGAGAACATAGTTGAAGACTGCTTGTATGAAACGGTGAAGGAAATTAAAGATGTTGGAGCAGTAGTCAGCATGGAAGGGAACTCTAACAGCAAATCAAAAGCTTCACTGACATTTTCTGAAGGTCAGAATCAGATTCCTGAGTGCAGAATTGAGTCAGCAGAATATGCATCTGTTGACCGAAATAAGAAGAGTCACCACAgtgcaaattcagaaagtcctcTTGACAACATACCAGATGTAGAGGATGAGCTTCCCCCTCCAGTACCCATGAAACTTCTTGATGAGAATGAAAACGtgcaagaaaaagaagtggAAGAAGAAGTGACAGAAGGAGCGAGTAAACCAGAAAAG AGGCTTAGTTCAGTGTCTTACAAGTCTCGAGAGGAAGATCCATCTCTTACAGAAGATGAG ATCTCAGCCATGTACTCATCGGTGAGTAAGCCGGGACAGGCCATCAAGGCACTGGATTCTCCTTACACCTGCATTCAAGAAATTGCATCTCAGAGGTCCCCATCTATTTGCAGTGGCCTCTATGCAAGTGTGAAGGACTTTGAAAACACCCTAAATTCTACCACTGTGCCTCAGTCAGTGGACAGACCAAACGGGGAGCTGGAGCCGGACTATGAAGCTATCCAGTCAGTGAGCCAAGAGGAAGACAGGACCTTGTCCGTGCCTAACATAAACCACACTGCTCCTTCAGGAGAGAACGACTACGAGAGCATAGGGGACTTGCAGCACCACAGGGAATTCACCAGGCTTTAA